The following coding sequences lie in one Pseudobacteroides sp. genomic window:
- a CDS encoding GmrSD restriction endonuclease domain-containing protein has product MTDIKQDLLIRSENIQRVYQMYKNEIFLVNRKYQRKLVWNIEEKRAFVESIIKGYPVPLFLFAEIVYGEDDKFEIIDGMQRLNAISSFIEQEFEINGEYFDLETMVETKLLLDKKVLFQKIPKLSRDICTKIASYVLPFSVYKKENSREIDEIFRRINSGGRQLSKQDIRQSNSLGKFADVVRKISAKFRGDDSQSDELILNSMKSISISNKNLDYGINVNEIFWVKEGIIPREKVRQSLDEEIVADMLGYVLLENKSTANSELLDNYYGIFNTPTQKERYYSLERNLKQNSELIIERFIIILDELKKLSMVDTSKNLKTILYPDKEASYYIPRPFQIIFIAIYELIFIENLVIDSYDKLKNKLIGIGRHINISAGGNWSGASRKRNIEDIKALIKSAFRIKSDSDIENPAIDSWSTKLENILMQSFTEQALYDFKQGFHRLDNIGDFDVSIIHKITKTLTAMANAKANSKGYIIVGIADDEEDMKKSCKKYNSDFIKYNKFYITGLQGEVDKYHNSNYDSYYNVILNYLEKELVEKEFLDNVIVRLINYAGKALVIFEVASGKRPYAYDNKFYSRKGSNVEEIPTNRLHILFSRFS; this is encoded by the coding sequence ATGACTGATATTAAACAAGATTTATTAATTAGAAGTGAAAATATACAAAGAGTATATCAGATGTATAAAAATGAAATATTTCTAGTTAATAGAAAATATCAAAGAAAATTAGTTTGGAACATCGAAGAAAAGAGAGCTTTTGTAGAATCAATAATAAAAGGATATCCTGTACCCCTGTTTCTTTTTGCTGAAATTGTTTATGGAGAAGATGATAAGTTTGAAATTATTGATGGCATGCAAAGACTTAATGCAATATCATCATTTATTGAGCAAGAATTTGAAATTAATGGTGAATACTTTGACTTAGAAACTATGGTTGAAACAAAACTACTGTTAGATAAAAAAGTATTATTTCAAAAAATCCCCAAGCTTTCAAGAGATATTTGTACAAAAATTGCTAGCTATGTTTTACCATTTTCAGTTTATAAAAAGGAGAACTCTCGTGAAATTGATGAAATATTTAGACGAATAAACTCTGGAGGGAGACAATTATCTAAGCAAGACATTCGTCAATCAAATTCCCTTGGAAAATTCGCAGATGTAGTTAGAAAGATTTCTGCAAAATTTAGAGGTGATGATTCCCAATCTGATGAGTTAATTTTAAATAGTATGAAGAGCATTAGTATATCAAACAAAAATTTAGATTACGGAATTAATGTTAATGAGATTTTTTGGGTAAAAGAAGGTATTATTCCACGAGAAAAAGTTCGTCAATCATTAGATGAAGAAATTGTAGCTGATATGTTAGGTTATGTACTTCTAGAGAATAAATCTACTGCAAATTCTGAACTATTAGATAACTACTATGGGATTTTTAATACTCCTACTCAAAAAGAACGTTATTACTCTTTAGAAAGAAATCTAAAACAAAATTCTGAATTAATTATCGAACGCTTCATTATCATCCTTGATGAACTAAAAAAGCTTAGCATGGTTGATACTTCAAAAAACCTAAAGACTATCTTATATCCTGATAAGGAGGCAAGTTACTATATACCTAGACCATTTCAAATAATTTTTATAGCAATATATGAACTGATATTCATTGAAAATTTGGTTATAGATAGCTACGACAAATTAAAAAATAAATTAATAGGTATTGGTAGACATATTAATATAAGTGCAGGTGGAAACTGGAGTGGTGCTAGTAGAAAAAGGAATATCGAAGATATAAAAGCCTTGATAAAAAGTGCATTCCGTATTAAAAGTGATAGTGATATAGAAAATCCTGCAATTGATAGTTGGTCTACAAAATTAGAAAACATCTTAATGCAGTCATTTACTGAACAAGCCTTGTATGATTTTAAACAAGGTTTTCATAGACTTGATAATATTGGAGATTTTGATGTAAGTATTATTCACAAAATTACTAAAACGTTAACTGCTATGGCAAATGCTAAAGCTAATTCTAAAGGATATATTATTGTTGGAATTGCAGATGACGAAGAAGATATGAAAAAGTCATGTAAAAAATACAATTCAGATTTTATTAAATACAATAAATTTTATATAACTGGGCTACAGGGCGAAGTAGATAAATATCACAATTCAAATTATGATTCCTATTATAATGTAATTTTAAACTATTTAGAAAAAGAATTAGTTGAAAAAGAATTTTTAGATAATGTAATTGTACGGTTAATAAATTATGCGGGTAAAGCATTAGTTATTTTTGAAGTTGCTTCTGGAAAACGTCCCTATGCTTATGATAATAAATTCTATAGCCGAAAAGGTTCAAATGTCGAAGAAATCCCTACAAACAGGCTTCATATATTATTCTCAAGATTTTCCTAG
- a CDS encoding S8 family peptidase, which translates to MKHLIRVLAFVTAIIFSTWTIPIVHVHAAEAGRMEIKNKSYIFKLKNDSPEILPVGDASSIKHIPYTEDLYTTDSLEAIQSYIDAGFVEYVEPDSIVSLLDNKILLTPDPMFSSQWYMDSLEISSAWDRGLRGNGVTIAVVDSGVNISHEDLAGVSISGYNFIGSDTSDYGTDSTGHGTFVSGIIAAQVNNGKGIAGLTDKVNLLELRCFDSKTTRTSNVVSALEYAVKQNADVINMSFGGTNSSLATSLREQIDIAAKKGIILVSAVGNGDNGDVTSLNYPAAFESVVGVGMVDSKRLVHPHSQRNSSVFVTAPGVGLPGLGNSASDAYISSVTGTSYAAAFVTSLAAMAKQVNKSIDGSAFKKLLMACAVDDQSGDGYDTSYGYGIVNARLMAEALTKDYKITYNSSGGTISGTAGTDYPAAYRIDRKTDATLPIPVKNGYRFAGWYDDPTFTGNSITKVADNSVGDVKYFAKWEMNTTTAVKSITVQGVTAEVYESSNTIYNVTLPSNHSKIMASDFLVVPASDSASVTDTESGENPDTWTFDVTNEGESTTYVVNATLSHFARPSAKGALPTGESTPASSDGKIKVTPYLWQDIASWFNDVNAETAYSIVSSSGTGKAEISEKTLTYTPSESDAGKSVILTIRGKNGPFESTLDVTVSIWVNPVPANIITYPVTPISGGTASTPTPSVVSDTTVILPVSPNESGYGYSGSGESKIHATASTSEKEDNNSIYKHTDNTDEQNALVISNTADIVSNKLPSGGWINPFTDVKATDWYFDSVAFICEKGFFNGLSDKIFAPDASMTRSMLITVLYRIAGKPQVDSSDIFEDVSKGAWYENAVNWAYFNKIVFGINNKKFAPDKPVTRQEAAVILHNYDKYLKKSDINKMTSQDILNNFHDKEDVLSWAYEAMSWAVDCKLISGKTKSILDPAGTATRAEVAAILQRYCDIAKL; encoded by the coding sequence ATGAAGCACCTAATTCGTGTTCTTGCCTTCGTTACTGCAATAATATTTAGTACATGGACTATTCCCATAGTCCATGTACATGCTGCAGAAGCAGGAAGAATGGAAATAAAAAATAAAAGCTATATTTTCAAATTGAAGAATGATTCACCGGAAATCCTTCCAGTAGGGGATGCGAGCAGTATCAAGCATATCCCCTATACGGAGGACTTATATACCACTGATAGCCTGGAAGCTATACAAAGCTACATTGACGCAGGGTTTGTTGAATACGTGGAACCGGATAGCATTGTAAGTCTTCTTGACAACAAAATTCTGCTCACACCCGACCCAATGTTTTCAAGCCAGTGGTATATGGATTCACTTGAAATCAGCAGTGCATGGGATCGAGGTCTTAGGGGCAATGGTGTTACTATTGCAGTAGTTGATTCGGGTGTCAATATAAGCCATGAGGATTTGGCCGGAGTCTCAATCAGCGGATACAACTTTATAGGGAGTGATACCTCTGATTATGGCACAGATTCCACAGGCCACGGTACCTTTGTAAGCGGCATCATAGCTGCACAGGTCAATAATGGCAAAGGAATTGCTGGTCTTACAGATAAGGTTAATCTTCTGGAGCTTAGATGTTTTGATTCCAAAACCACTCGTACATCAAATGTGGTAAGTGCACTTGAATATGCTGTAAAACAAAATGCTGACGTTATAAACATGAGCTTTGGCGGAACAAACTCAAGCCTTGCAACCTCTCTGCGAGAGCAAATTGATATTGCTGCCAAGAAGGGCATTATACTGGTTTCTGCTGTGGGAAACGGAGATAACGGCGATGTAACTTCCCTTAACTATCCTGCTGCATTCGAAAGTGTTGTGGGAGTTGGCATGGTGGATAGCAAGCGACTTGTTCATCCCCATTCCCAAAGAAACAGCAGTGTATTTGTAACCGCTCCCGGCGTTGGGTTACCCGGCTTGGGAAATTCAGCTTCCGATGCCTATATAAGCTCAGTTACAGGCACTTCCTATGCTGCAGCCTTTGTCACATCCCTGGCAGCCATGGCAAAGCAAGTTAATAAGTCAATAGACGGCAGTGCATTTAAGAAGCTTCTAATGGCTTGTGCTGTAGATGACCAATCCGGTGATGGCTACGATACATCATATGGATACGGTATCGTGAATGCAAGGCTAATGGCAGAAGCACTTACAAAAGACTATAAAATAACATACAATAGCAGCGGCGGTACCATTAGCGGTACTGCCGGAACTGATTATCCAGCTGCATATAGGATAGACAGAAAGACAGATGCAACCCTACCTATTCCTGTAAAAAACGGTTACAGATTTGCAGGATGGTATGACGACCCTACATTCACCGGAAACAGCATCACAAAGGTTGCCGACAATTCAGTAGGTGATGTGAAATACTTTGCAAAATGGGAAATGAATACGACTACCGCTGTAAAATCTATAACTGTCCAGGGAGTCACCGCTGAGGTTTATGAATCCAGCAACACTATTTATAACGTTACACTTCCATCAAACCATAGCAAGATAATGGCATCCGATTTCCTTGTTGTTCCTGCAAGCGACAGTGCTTCCGTTACTGATACTGAATCAGGTGAAAACCCCGATACTTGGACATTTGATGTTACAAATGAAGGTGAGTCCACTACATATGTGGTTAATGCTACACTATCACATTTTGCCCGTCCTTCAGCAAAAGGAGCTCTACCCACGGGAGAGTCAACACCTGCTTCCAGTGATGGCAAAATCAAGGTTACTCCATATTTGTGGCAAGATATTGCCTCATGGTTTAATGATGTAAACGCAGAAACTGCTTACAGCATAGTTTCATCCAGTGGTACAGGCAAGGCTGAAATATCTGAAAAAACACTCACATACACTCCATCAGAAAGTGATGCCGGAAAGTCTGTAATACTCACTATCAGAGGAAAAAACGGACCTTTTGAGAGTACTCTTGATGTGACTGTGTCGATATGGGTAAATCCGGTTCCAGCTAATATTATAACCTACCCCGTTACCCCTATAAGTGGAGGCACAGCATCTACCCCAACACCCTCCGTAGTATCTGATACCACTGTCATTTTGCCTGTTTCTCCCAATGAAAGCGGCTACGGTTATTCAGGCTCAGGCGAAAGCAAAATCCATGCTACCGCTTCAACAAGTGAAAAGGAAGATAATAATAGTATATACAAGCACACAGATAACACGGACGAGCAAAACGCTTTAGTGATAAGTAATACAGCTGATATAGTCAGCAACAAACTACCATCTGGTGGTTGGATCAATCCGTTTACAGATGTAAAAGCAACTGACTGGTACTTTGACTCTGTGGCTTTTATATGCGAAAAGGGCTTTTTCAACGGACTATCCGATAAAATTTTTGCACCGGATGCCTCCATGACACGCTCCATGCTTATAACAGTTCTTTACCGTATAGCTGGAAAGCCTCAAGTTGATTCATCAGACATCTTTGAAGATGTGTCAAAGGGTGCATGGTACGAAAATGCCGTTAATTGGGCATATTTCAATAAAATCGTTTTTGGCATAAACAACAAGAAATTCGCACCTGACAAACCGGTTACTCGACAGGAGGCAGCAGTTATATTACATAATTATGATAAGTACCTGAAGAAAAGCGATATCAATAAAATGACTTCACAGGATATATTGAATAATTTTCATGATAAGGAAGATGTTCTATCATGGGCATATGAAGCAATGAGCTGGGCTGTCGATTGCAAACTTATAAGCGGCAAAACCAAATCCATACTGGATCCGGCAGGCACAGCAACTCGTGCTGAAGTTGCAGCAATCCTTCAGCGATATTGTGATATTGCAAAATTGTAG
- a CDS encoding tyrosine-type recombinase/integrase: MKKDTNGKTIEAGYKEFINTCKVKNLSEKTIIYYNAYMNKFMAFLKQDNITLIKDINKDLINTYIIHLKGLGNQNDISINTAIRAVRAIIYFFQGLGYCNSFKINLIKANKTIKETYTEHELKLLLDKPDFKKCDFSEYRDWVIVNFLLATGVRVGELVNIRIGDIDLDEAITKVKQGKSRRERHLPLSKTINKILMEYLEIRQGESPEDYLFCNSYGQKFTENSCTKSIARYNNKRGINKTSMHLFRHTFAKMFILNGGDVFRLQKILGHRSIEIVKEYVNMFTNDLKKDFDNFNPLENINKSKGKPIRIK; encoded by the coding sequence ATGAAAAAGGATACAAATGGAAAGACAATTGAGGCAGGATACAAGGAGTTCATCAACACGTGTAAAGTAAAAAACTTGTCCGAAAAAACAATTATTTATTATAATGCTTATATGAATAAGTTTATGGCATTCTTAAAACAAGATAATATTACGCTTATCAAGGACATAAACAAAGACCTTATAAATACTTATATTATACATTTAAAAGGCCTTGGCAATCAGAACGACATATCAATTAATACTGCCATAAGAGCTGTCAGAGCAATAATTTATTTCTTTCAAGGTCTTGGGTACTGTAATTCGTTTAAAATTAACCTGATAAAAGCTAATAAAACAATTAAGGAAACATATACGGAACATGAATTAAAGCTGCTTCTTGACAAGCCAGATTTTAAAAAGTGCGATTTTAGCGAATACCGGGATTGGGTTATAGTTAATTTTCTACTTGCTACAGGAGTAAGAGTTGGTGAACTTGTAAATATCCGTATTGGAGATATTGATTTAGATGAAGCCATTACAAAGGTAAAACAGGGTAAATCAAGGCGTGAAAGGCATTTACCTTTATCAAAAACAATAAATAAAATACTCATGGAATACTTGGAAATAAGACAGGGAGAAAGTCCGGAAGATTATTTATTTTGTAATTCGTATGGGCAAAAATTTACTGAAAATTCCTGCACAAAGAGCATAGCAAGGTATAATAATAAAAGGGGAATAAATAAAACATCAATGCATTTATTTCGTCATACCTTTGCAAAAATGTTTATATTAAATGGTGGTGATGTTTTTAGGCTTCAAAAGATTCTAGGTCATAGGAGTATTGAGATAGTTAAAGAATACGTCAATATGTTTACAAATGACCTAAAGAAGGATTTTGATAATTTTAATCCATTGGAAAATATTAATAAATCTAAAGGAAAACCCATTAGAATAAAATAG